A stretch of Caballeronia sp. NK8 DNA encodes these proteins:
- a CDS encoding diguanylate cyclase, whose protein sequence is MRVDLITLYLLAIGTLLASSALTLWERRSYPRRRRELGVLAAGYATLAFGCATAAIRHNVPGLPGVVGSALANLIIVGGYLLNLHGVALLNGRRYGRISLCIVSILALAWAIAGERGEAVMWAYLSAIPISVVCGLTARELLSNRDSKWKQSRNIAVAITGGHALFYAFRATVLPWLAASFGPHLLAIVGQVTMYEGVLYSVILPMTLLRLARDEAHADLRRESQTDYLTGLGNRRWFFEEGASAIRESNAFAPVSCLALDLDHFKAINDRFGHEAGDEVLKSFATVLRSVLGRDAILARIGGEEFAALLPGHESARAKDLAEAVVRRFSQTVTRTARGVEIAATVSIGMARLGAEEDTLAKVLAAADRALYGAKSRGGNRLEIARAATTRANLEDAPDRRLTAL, encoded by the coding sequence ATGCGTGTCGACCTCATCACCCTTTACCTGTTAGCAATCGGAACGCTTCTCGCCAGCAGCGCCCTGACGCTCTGGGAGCGTCGGTCGTATCCACGGCGCAGGCGCGAACTTGGCGTGCTCGCAGCAGGTTACGCCACGCTCGCGTTCGGCTGCGCCACCGCCGCGATTCGGCATAACGTTCCTGGCCTTCCCGGCGTCGTGGGCTCCGCGCTGGCGAACCTCATCATCGTCGGCGGGTATCTGCTGAACCTGCACGGCGTCGCACTCCTGAACGGACGCCGCTACGGCCGGATCTCTCTCTGCATCGTGTCGATACTCGCGCTCGCCTGGGCCATCGCGGGCGAGCGCGGCGAAGCGGTCATGTGGGCGTATCTCAGCGCCATCCCCATCTCCGTGGTGTGCGGTCTGACCGCGCGCGAACTCCTCAGCAACCGCGATTCGAAATGGAAGCAGTCGCGCAACATCGCCGTGGCCATCACGGGCGGTCACGCGCTCTTCTACGCGTTCAGGGCCACCGTTCTGCCGTGGCTGGCGGCATCGTTCGGACCGCACTTGCTGGCGATAGTCGGCCAGGTGACGATGTACGAAGGGGTGCTCTATTCGGTCATTCTGCCCATGACGCTCCTGCGCCTCGCGCGCGACGAAGCCCACGCCGATCTGCGACGCGAATCGCAGACCGATTACCTCACAGGTCTGGGCAACCGCCGATGGTTCTTCGAAGAAGGCGCGAGCGCAATCCGCGAGAGCAACGCCTTTGCACCCGTGTCCTGTCTCGCGCTCGACCTCGACCACTTCAAGGCGATCAATGACCGCTTCGGGCACGAAGCCGGCGATGAAGTGCTGAAGTCGTTCGCCACGGTTCTCCGCAGCGTGCTCGGACGCGATGCGATCCTGGCGCGCATCGGTGGTGAGGAGTTTGCCGCGCTGCTGCCGGGGCACGAAAGCGCCCGGGCGAAAGACCTGGCCGAAGCCGTGGTTCGTCGATTCTCGCAGACGGTCACGCGCACGGCGCGCGGGGTGGAGATCGCGGCGACGGTGAGCATCGGCATGGCGCGCTTGGGGGCCGAGGAAGACACGCTGGCAAAAGTGCTCGCAGCCGCGGATCGCGCGCTCTACGGCGCAAAATCGCGCGGTGGCAACCGGCTCGAGATCGCGCGCGCCGCAACGACCCGCGCGAATCTCGAGGATGCTCCGGATCGCCGTCTGACGGCCCTCTGA
- a CDS encoding DUF2160 domain-containing protein translates to MFTWMYWTPEVAIFFGCIVVMLAGMTVWELRSPTHERKGFLPIATTRGDRLFIGLLTAAYVNLAWLAISAEGSSSWPGFTASVLVLLAIMWKG, encoded by the coding sequence ATGTTCACGTGGATGTACTGGACGCCCGAGGTGGCCATTTTCTTCGGCTGCATCGTCGTTATGCTGGCCGGCATGACGGTATGGGAACTGCGCTCGCCGACTCATGAACGCAAGGGCTTTCTGCCTATCGCAACGACTCGTGGCGATCGCCTGTTCATCGGCCTGCTGACTGCCGCGTATGTGAACCTCGCGTGGCTCGCGATCAGCGCCGAGGGCTCGAGTTCGTGGCCGGGCTTCACAGCCTCGGTGCTGGTGTTGCTCGCGATCATGTGGAAGGGCTAG
- the hfq gene encoding RNA chaperone Hfq — protein sequence MAQNQPGVQGDFLNALRKERKRVAIYLVNGIRLVGHIQSFDTYMLYLNSTTGSQMIFKHSISTIGEDTGPAVRSNSRAGGSREFTNRSHAK from the coding sequence ATGGCGCAGAACCAACCCGGTGTACAAGGCGACTTTCTCAACGCGTTGAGAAAGGAACGAAAGCGCGTGGCGATATATCTGGTCAACGGAATCCGACTGGTTGGGCACATTCAATCATTCGATACGTACATGCTCTATCTCAATTCGACCACGGGATCCCAGATGATCTTCAAGCACTCGATTTCGACCATCGGCGAAGATACGGGTCCGGCCGTGCGGTCAAACAGCCGTGCGGGCGGATCGCGCGAGTTCACAAATCGTTCTCACGCAAAATAG
- a CDS encoding MFS transporter has translation MSAVAARLERLPLSGFHRKLLIIGGLGYMFDGLDSSSLAFLLPVVSKLWSLTSAQTGLVASSTYIGYFFGAFLSGVLADIIGRRRIMMSALAIYCVASLASATANDWHTFFVLRIVAGFGSGAETVVIAPFLAEFVPRRYRGMFCGALVGFMSFGYLSSSILGYTVVRNFPDGWRYLAVITALPVVMLLWWRRTLPESPRWMESQGRVAEAGSIVDDIEAWYAQRGIALAPLSAVGTIPSAIRSSGSAWHNVKTLWSKRLAGTTAVSWLMWFAVAFAYYSFFSWIPSLLVKEGLTITKSFGFSIAIYGAQIPGYFSAAWLNEKIGRKGVVASYMTLGGIAAIMLSLSHTGTQIMAAGICLSFFMNGAFAGVYAYTPEIFPTAVRTTGTGSSSSFGRIGSVSAPILVGIVYPSFGFFGVFAMTTAVLLAGACVVFFLGIETRNRSLEDIEINGAIDGDAREHLASTNLGG, from the coding sequence ATGTCCGCTGTCGCCGCCCGCCTCGAACGGCTGCCGCTATCCGGCTTTCATCGCAAGCTGCTGATCATCGGCGGACTCGGCTATATGTTCGATGGCCTCGATTCGTCGTCGCTCGCGTTCCTGCTTCCGGTCGTCAGCAAGCTGTGGAGCCTGACGAGCGCACAGACCGGACTCGTCGCGAGCAGCACGTATATCGGCTATTTCTTCGGCGCGTTCCTGTCGGGCGTGCTCGCGGACATCATCGGCCGGCGCCGCATCATGATGAGCGCGCTCGCGATCTATTGCGTCGCGTCGCTCGCGAGCGCCACTGCCAACGACTGGCATACGTTCTTCGTGTTGCGCATCGTTGCGGGCTTCGGTTCGGGCGCCGAGACCGTCGTGATTGCGCCGTTTCTCGCCGAATTCGTGCCGCGCCGCTATCGCGGCATGTTCTGCGGTGCATTGGTGGGCTTCATGTCGTTCGGTTATCTGAGTTCGTCGATCCTCGGCTATACCGTTGTGCGCAATTTTCCGGACGGCTGGCGCTATCTGGCGGTCATCACCGCCCTGCCCGTCGTGATGCTGCTGTGGTGGCGGCGCACGCTGCCCGAATCGCCGCGCTGGATGGAAAGCCAGGGCCGCGTCGCCGAGGCAGGCAGCATCGTCGACGACATCGAGGCCTGGTATGCGCAACGCGGCATCGCACTCGCTCCGTTATCGGCTGTGGGCACGATTCCGTCCGCGATCAGGAGCAGCGGCAGCGCCTGGCACAACGTGAAGACGCTTTGGTCGAAGCGCCTCGCGGGCACGACGGCCGTGAGCTGGCTGATGTGGTTCGCCGTGGCCTTCGCGTACTACTCGTTCTTCTCGTGGATTCCGAGCCTGCTCGTCAAGGAAGGGCTCACGATCACCAAAAGCTTCGGCTTCTCGATCGCCATCTACGGCGCGCAAATTCCGGGCTATTTCTCGGCGGCGTGGCTCAACGAGAAGATCGGACGCAAGGGCGTGGTGGCCTCGTACATGACGCTCGGCGGCATCGCGGCGATCATGCTGTCGCTGTCGCATACCGGCACGCAGATCATGGCGGCGGGCATCTGCCTGTCGTTCTTCATGAACGGCGCGTTCGCCGGCGTCTATGCGTACACGCCGGAAATTTTCCCGACCGCGGTCCGCACGACAGGCACGGGATCGTCGTCCTCGTTCGGGCGCATCGGCTCGGTGAGCGCGCCGATTCTCGTCGGCATCGTGTATCCGTCGTTCGGCTTCTTCGGGGTGTTCGCGATGACGACCGCCGTGCTGCTCGCGGGCGCGTGCGTCGTGTTCTTCCTCGGCATCGAGACGCGCAATCGCTCGCTCGAAGACATCGAAATCAACGGCGCGATCGACGGCGATGCACGCGAGCACCTCGCCTCCACGAACCTCGGCGGCTGA
- a CDS encoding GAF domain-containing protein — protein sequence MRDTEANTTRPLQLNDLQRLARAMREPAQPATLFDAVAAVAAETIGFRLFTIMAYDARNHEVERIFTNMPDIYPAGGRKTKRDTAWATQILRDLRPFRGETAHDIRRAFDDHMTMANMGLGSILNIPIAYDGECIGTMNLTHVEHWYRREHEDTGVLLGSFLAPALVSRMPLYADETPRS from the coding sequence ATGCGGGACACGGAAGCAAACACGACGCGCCCATTGCAACTGAACGACCTTCAACGGCTCGCCCGCGCGATGCGCGAGCCCGCCCAGCCGGCAACGCTCTTCGACGCGGTCGCGGCAGTCGCCGCCGAGACGATCGGCTTCCGGCTTTTCACCATCATGGCTTACGATGCGCGCAATCACGAGGTCGAGCGCATCTTCACCAACATGCCCGACATCTATCCGGCCGGGGGCCGCAAGACGAAGCGCGACACCGCGTGGGCGACGCAAATCCTCCGTGATTTGCGCCCCTTTCGCGGCGAGACCGCGCACGACATCCGCCGCGCGTTCGACGATCACATGACGATGGCGAACATGGGCCTGGGCTCGATCCTCAACATCCCGATCGCCTATGACGGCGAATGCATCGGCACGATGAATCTCACGCACGTCGAGCACTGGTACAGGCGCGAGCACGAGGACACGGGCGTGCTGCTCGGCTCGTTTCTCGCGCCCGCGCTGGTCTCCCGCATGCCGCTGTACGCCGACGAGACGCCGCGCTCATGA
- a CDS encoding type II toxin-antitoxin system prevent-host-death family antitoxin, which translates to MAIRTQDVVPISEARARLTELADDVVAGAEKVLTKNGSAFVAIVDARKLDYYHELERHERGRLLMLSDAERGMHDVLAGRTSSAEDFRRALQERAEERRSKGQT; encoded by the coding sequence ATGGCAATCCGCACGCAGGACGTGGTCCCCATCAGTGAGGCTCGGGCGCGTCTGACCGAGTTGGCCGATGACGTCGTCGCCGGCGCTGAGAAGGTCTTGACGAAAAACGGTTCCGCTTTCGTTGCGATCGTCGACGCGAGGAAGCTTGACTATTATCATGAGCTCGAGCGCCACGAGCGGGGCCGCTTGTTGATGCTCTCGGACGCGGAACGCGGGATGCACGACGTGCTCGCCGGGCGCACATCGTCTGCCGAAGATTTCAGGCGCGCGTTGCAAGAGCGTGCCGAGGAACGCCGCAGCAAGGGCCAGACATGA
- a CDS encoding SDR family oxidoreductase, with protein MNVKGSVVFVTGASRGLGLAFAREAVERGAAKVYAGMRNPGNFKEPGIIPIKLDVNDVDSIAAAAKAAPDVTLLVNNAGIAELTQEHFTEREVEQARRFFETNYYGMIRVTNAFHDSLVSSKGAIVNVLSDATWKVVPVLSPYSATKAAAWSYTNNIRELLRGQNVQVVGLHVGFLDTDLAKDVDLPKTDPRDVARQTYDVVDAGGSEVLADAGTRAIKGTLSAENSAYVDPSIV; from the coding sequence ATGAATGTCAAGGGTTCGGTTGTATTCGTCACGGGCGCAAGCCGTGGTCTCGGTTTGGCCTTCGCTCGTGAGGCTGTGGAACGTGGCGCCGCGAAGGTGTACGCCGGAATGCGTAACCCCGGCAACTTCAAGGAGCCGGGCATTATCCCGATCAAGCTCGATGTAAACGACGTGGATTCGATTGCAGCAGCGGCGAAGGCTGCGCCGGATGTCACGCTTCTCGTGAACAACGCGGGTATTGCCGAACTGACGCAGGAACACTTCACTGAGCGCGAAGTCGAGCAGGCCCGCCGGTTCTTCGAAACAAACTACTACGGCATGATCCGCGTGACGAATGCCTTCCATGATTCGTTGGTCTCAAGCAAGGGCGCCATCGTGAACGTGCTTTCAGATGCGACCTGGAAGGTCGTTCCAGTCCTTTCGCCTTACTCGGCCACGAAGGCGGCCGCATGGAGTTACACGAATAACATTCGCGAGTTGCTCAGAGGACAGAACGTGCAAGTCGTGGGGCTTCACGTCGGCTTTCTGGATACTGATCTCGCCAAAGACGTCGATTTGCCCAAGACCGACCCGAGGGACGTGGCTCGCCAGACCTATGATGTCGTCGATGCAGGTGGGAGCGAGGTCCTCGCTGACGCTGGCACGCGCGCTATCAAGGGCACACTCTCAGCAGAGAATTCGGCTTACGTCGATCCGTCAATAGTTTGA
- a CDS encoding gamma-glutamyltransferase family protein, with amino-acid sequence MSFTTRPELIGTFGMVASTHWLASASAMAVLEKGGNAFDAAAAAGFVLQIVEPHLNGPGGELPAVFYSAKDDRVRVLCGQGVTPAAMTIDHMKDLGLTVMPGTGLLPAVVPGAFGGWMTLLRDYGQLPLEDVLSYAIGYAEHGYPVLPRMASSILAIQDFFSREWRTSAEQWLRDGEAPRPNHLFANPAIAETYKRILREAKTRGDRAEQCERARVAFYRGFVADAIDQYFRSTDVLDTSGQRNRGLLDASDLARWEATYEDAVSYEYEGFMVHKTGPWGQGPMFLQQLALLKGFDLAGMVPLGPDFVHTVIECAKLAFADRDVFYGDPNFSDVPMDTLLSDAYNDARRRQIDPHRASFEFRPGNLLDSEARAAKILANAGRQQPGGFGQGEPTFAPLPELRGDTVHLDVVDRWGNMVSATPSGGWLQASPAVPGLGFNVTTRGQMFWMEEGLPSSLGPGRRPRTTLSPTLVTRDGKPYAALGTPGGDQQDQWSLQLLLRHVHFGLNLQAAVDSPSFQTAHFPGSFYPRDIQLGKMSAEGTFPQATLDELRARGHELTVAEPWSLGRVCAVGIRHGLMRGAATPRQMQAYAIGR; translated from the coding sequence ATGAGTTTTACGACACGACCCGAACTGATCGGCACGTTCGGCATGGTGGCATCGACGCACTGGCTGGCCAGCGCGTCCGCGATGGCGGTCCTGGAAAAAGGCGGCAACGCGTTCGACGCCGCCGCTGCCGCCGGTTTCGTGCTGCAGATCGTCGAGCCGCATCTGAACGGGCCGGGCGGCGAGTTGCCCGCCGTGTTCTACAGCGCGAAGGACGATCGCGTGCGCGTACTGTGCGGCCAGGGCGTCACGCCTGCTGCCATGACCATCGATCACATGAAGGACCTGGGCCTCACGGTCATGCCCGGCACCGGTCTGTTGCCCGCCGTCGTGCCGGGCGCATTCGGCGGCTGGATGACCTTGCTGCGCGACTACGGCCAGTTGCCGCTGGAAGACGTGCTGAGCTATGCCATCGGCTATGCGGAGCACGGCTATCCGGTGCTGCCGCGCATGGCGTCGTCGATCCTCGCGATCCAGGATTTCTTCAGCCGCGAATGGCGCACGTCCGCCGAGCAATGGCTGCGCGACGGCGAAGCGCCGCGTCCCAATCATCTGTTCGCGAATCCGGCCATCGCGGAAACCTACAAGCGCATTCTGCGCGAGGCGAAGACGCGCGGCGACCGCGCGGAGCAGTGCGAACGCGCGCGCGTTGCGTTCTACCGCGGTTTCGTCGCGGATGCGATCGATCAGTACTTCCGCTCGACAGACGTGCTGGATACTTCGGGCCAGCGCAATCGCGGCCTTCTGGACGCATCCGATCTCGCGCGCTGGGAGGCGACGTACGAAGACGCCGTCTCCTACGAATACGAAGGCTTCATGGTCCACAAGACGGGGCCATGGGGTCAGGGTCCGATGTTCCTGCAGCAGCTCGCCTTGCTCAAGGGCTTCGATCTCGCGGGCATGGTCCCGCTGGGACCGGACTTCGTTCACACGGTCATCGAATGCGCGAAGCTCGCATTCGCCGACCGCGACGTCTTCTACGGCGACCCGAACTTCTCCGACGTACCGATGGACACGCTTCTGAGCGACGCCTACAACGACGCGCGCCGCCGGCAGATCGATCCGCACCGCGCATCGTTCGAATTCCGTCCGGGCAATCTGCTCGACAGCGAGGCGCGCGCCGCGAAGATACTGGCCAACGCGGGCCGCCAGCAACCGGGCGGCTTTGGTCAGGGCGAACCCACTTTCGCGCCGCTGCCCGAATTGCGCGGCGACACCGTGCATCTCGATGTCGTCGATCGCTGGGGCAACATGGTGTCGGCGACGCCGTCGGGCGGATGGCTCCAGGCATCGCCCGCGGTGCCCGGGCTGGGCTTCAACGTGACCACGCGTGGCCAGATGTTCTGGATGGAAGAAGGACTGCCCTCGTCGCTCGGGCCGGGACGCCGTCCGCGCACCACGCTCTCGCCGACGCTCGTCACCCGCGACGGCAAGCCCTATGCCGCGCTCGGCACGCCGGGCGGCGATCAGCAGGATCAATGGTCGCTGCAACTGCTGCTGCGGCACGTGCACTTCGGCCTGAATCTGCAAGCCGCCGTGGATTCGCCTTCCTTCCAGACCGCGCACTTCCCCGGCTCGTTTTATCCGCGTGACATTCAACTCGGCAAGATGTCGGCGGAAGGCACCTTTCCGCAAGCCACGCTCGATGAACTGCGCGCGCGCGGCCACGAACTCACGGTCGCCGAACCCTGGTCGCTCGGGCGCGTGTGCGCCGTGGGCATCCGCCACGGCCTGATGCGCGGGGCCGCCACGCCGCGCCAGATGCAGGCTTACGCCATCGGGCGCTGA
- a CDS encoding ABC transporter substrate-binding protein, which translates to MHQRRRIVALAVASIVSGAFANQALAGTPEAQKWVDSEFQPSTLSKQQQMDEMKWFIDTAAKLKSQGVKEIHVVSETIDTHTYESKTLATAFTEITGIQVKHDIIQEGDVVEKLQTSMQSGQSIYDGWISDSDLIGTHYRYGVIVPLSDYMTGEGKEYTNPGLDIKDFIGTSFTTAPDKKLYQLPDQQFANLYWFRADWFARKDLQDKFKAKYGYDLGVPVNWSAYEDIAEFFTNDVKNIDGEKVYGHMDYGKKDPSLGWRFTDAWLSMAGAADKGIPNGMPVDEWGIRVTPDGCHPVGASVSRGGGTNSPAAVYATTKYINWLKKYAPPEASGMTFSEAGPVPAQGRIAQQVFWYTAFTASMLKPGNVTNADGTPKWRMAPSPHGAYWKDGMQNGYQDVGSWTFFKSTPPNQRAAAWLYAQFVTSKSVSLKKSIVGLTFIRDSDIHSDYFTKNADKYGGLIEFYRSPARVAWTPTGNNVPDYPKMAQLWWKNVGTAVAGEKTPQAAMDNLAKEMDQVLSRLQRAGMKVCAPELNAQSDPSKWLSDQHAPWKALANEKPKGETVKYEQLLSAWKAGKVR; encoded by the coding sequence ATGCATCAGAGGAGACGGATCGTCGCGCTGGCAGTGGCAAGCATCGTGTCTGGCGCCTTCGCGAACCAGGCTCTGGCGGGCACGCCTGAGGCGCAGAAATGGGTGGACAGCGAGTTTCAACCAAGCACGCTTTCGAAACAGCAACAGATGGACGAGATGAAATGGTTCATCGACACCGCGGCGAAACTCAAATCGCAAGGCGTCAAGGAAATTCATGTCGTGTCGGAAACGATCGATACGCATACCTACGAATCCAAAACGCTTGCCACCGCGTTCACTGAAATCACCGGCATTCAGGTGAAGCACGACATCATTCAGGAAGGGGACGTCGTCGAGAAATTGCAGACCTCGATGCAATCCGGGCAAAGCATCTACGACGGCTGGATCTCGGACTCGGACCTGATCGGCACGCACTATCGCTATGGCGTGATCGTTCCGTTATCCGATTACATGACAGGCGAAGGCAAGGAATATACGAACCCTGGTCTCGACATCAAAGACTTTATCGGCACGAGTTTTACGACCGCGCCGGACAAAAAGCTTTATCAGCTTCCCGACCAGCAGTTCGCGAACCTTTACTGGTTCCGCGCGGACTGGTTCGCCCGCAAGGACTTGCAGGACAAGTTCAAGGCGAAATACGGCTACGATCTCGGCGTGCCGGTCAACTGGTCCGCGTATGAAGACATCGCCGAGTTCTTTACGAACGACGTGAAAAATATCGACGGAGAGAAAGTTTACGGTCATATGGATTACGGCAAGAAAGACCCGTCGCTCGGCTGGCGCTTCACGGACGCATGGCTTTCCATGGCGGGCGCAGCCGACAAGGGCATTCCGAACGGCATGCCCGTCGACGAATGGGGCATCCGCGTGACGCCTGACGGCTGTCATCCGGTAGGCGCGTCGGTGTCGCGCGGCGGCGGCACCAACAGCCCGGCAGCAGTCTACGCAACGACCAAATACATCAACTGGCTCAAGAAATACGCGCCGCCAGAAGCGTCCGGCATGACTTTCAGCGAAGCGGGCCCTGTGCCCGCGCAAGGCCGGATCGCGCAACAGGTGTTCTGGTACACCGCGTTCACGGCGTCGATGCTCAAGCCGGGCAACGTCACGAATGCGGACGGCACGCCGAAGTGGCGCATGGCGCCCTCCCCGCACGGCGCTTACTGGAAGGACGGCATGCAAAACGGCTATCAGGACGTCGGCTCGTGGACGTTCTTCAAGTCGACGCCGCCGAATCAGCGCGCCGCCGCGTGGCTGTACGCGCAGTTCGTGACGTCGAAGAGCGTGTCGCTCAAGAAGTCGATTGTCGGTCTCACGTTCATTCGCGACTCCGACATTCATAGCGACTACTTCACGAAAAACGCGGACAAGTACGGCGGCTTGATCGAGTTCTATCGCAGTCCGGCGCGCGTCGCGTGGACGCCGACCGGCAACAACGTGCCCGACTATCCAAAGATGGCGCAACTGTGGTGGAAGAACGTCGGCACCGCCGTCGCCGGCGAAAAAACTCCGCAGGCTGCAATGGATAACCTCGCGAAGGAAATGGACCAGGTGTTGTCCCGTTTGCAGCGGGCCGGCATGAAGGTTTGCGCGCCGGAGCTGAATGCGCAAAGCGATCCGTCGAAGTGGCTGTCGGACCAACACGCGCCGTGGAAGGCGCTCGCCAACGAAAAGCCGAAGGGCGAAACAGTGAAGTATGAGCAACTGCTGTCGGCGTGGAAGGCGGGCAAGGTGCGGTAA
- a CDS encoding MFS transporter: MNRASPETGRWLMVFALGYLALLVDGADVMMYGLTLTRIKSEFGLTNVEAGALGSLTLVGMAVGGILGGWASDALGRVRVVVWALALFSLGAGLLGLTHTFAQFALVRFISSLGIGCMVLVSTLVAEYVPTERRSLILGILQTGVSAGYIVVISLANWILPLYGWRMLFYVATIPVVLALAIHWFVPEPPGWRASVAMRQGAPRVRRTWRENRYYLIFSDREARKMFILWALASVFALSGFYGLNNWLPTYLEKELHVRFGSMAGYMIGTYVVAFVGKIVAGWVGDLWSRRGVYVLGCIGAALFLPVIVFLHTRENIVWLMLFFGFLYGVPLGTMGAFMSESFATRIRGTAVGGSYNVGRFCSGAAPVVIGYIATQFTFGVSFLLVGAVFFLSGICAFFIPDRLYDTSAPEPGGPGPATPARDANADQGAAQALTPR; the protein is encoded by the coding sequence ATGAATCGCGCCTCTCCTGAAACCGGGCGCTGGCTGATGGTGTTCGCGCTCGGCTATCTCGCGCTGCTCGTCGACGGCGCCGACGTCATGATGTACGGCCTCACGCTCACGCGCATCAAAAGCGAATTCGGCCTCACCAATGTCGAGGCCGGAGCGCTGGGCAGCCTGACGCTCGTCGGGATGGCGGTAGGCGGCATCCTCGGCGGCTGGGCGAGCGATGCCCTCGGGCGCGTGCGAGTGGTCGTGTGGGCGCTCGCGCTCTTCTCCCTCGGCGCGGGCCTGCTCGGGCTCACGCACACCTTCGCGCAGTTCGCCCTCGTGCGCTTCATCAGCTCGCTCGGGATCGGCTGCATGGTCCTCGTGAGCACGCTCGTCGCCGAATATGTACCGACCGAGCGGCGCTCGCTGATTCTCGGCATTTTGCAGACGGGGGTGTCGGCGGGCTACATCGTCGTGATCTCGCTCGCCAACTGGATCCTGCCGCTCTACGGCTGGCGCATGCTCTTTTACGTCGCGACGATTCCGGTCGTGCTGGCGCTGGCGATTCACTGGTTCGTGCCCGAACCGCCCGGCTGGCGCGCCAGCGTGGCGATGCGGCAAGGCGCGCCGCGCGTGCGCCGCACATGGCGCGAGAATCGCTATTACCTGATCTTCTCGGATCGGGAGGCACGCAAGATGTTCATCCTGTGGGCGCTCGCATCCGTGTTCGCGCTGTCGGGCTTCTACGGGCTGAACAACTGGCTGCCGACCTACCTGGAGAAAGAACTGCACGTGCGCTTCGGCTCGATGGCGGGCTATATGATCGGCACGTATGTCGTCGCGTTCGTGGGCAAGATCGTCGCGGGCTGGGTCGGCGACCTGTGGAGCCGGCGCGGCGTATATGTGCTCGGCTGCATCGGCGCGGCGCTGTTCCTGCCGGTCATCGTGTTTCTTCACACGCGCGAGAACATCGTCTGGCTGATGCTGTTCTTCGGGTTTCTCTACGGCGTGCCGCTCGGAACGATGGGCGCGTTCATGTCCGAGAGCTTCGCTACACGCATTCGCGGCACGGCGGTCGGCGGTTCATATAACGTGGGCCGCTTCTGCTCGGGTGCGGCGCCGGTCGTGATCGGCTATATCGCCACGCAATTTACGTTCGGTGTGAGCTTTCTGCTGGTCGGCGCAGTGTTCTTTCTAAGCGGCATCTGCGCGTTCTTCATTCCCGACCGCCTTTATGACACGAGCGCACCGGAACCGGGTGGTCCCGGCCCAGCGACTCCTGCGCGCGACGCGAATGCCGATCAGGGCGCAGCGCAAGCGCTGACCCCGCGGTGA
- a CDS encoding FadR/GntR family transcriptional regulator has protein sequence MEDSTLDRLLDYVAQHNLKDGDALPSERSLAEALGVSRRDLRGALASLEAAGRVWRGVGRGTYLGARPLKFSASLSSLRAGSSPADIAEMRLVLEPAFVELATSKASPDDLAELEKCARRNAMAKDDDEWQQWDHRFHLLIAQATRNPAIIALMEVVNGMRMKPTAREKTADQETRRHFAEQHQAVVKAMIKRDGATAAARMRDHLLNVQWRIPSHRG, from the coding sequence ATGGAAGATTCCACGCTCGACAGGCTGCTCGACTATGTCGCGCAGCACAATCTGAAGGACGGCGATGCGTTGCCGTCGGAGCGCAGCCTCGCCGAGGCGCTCGGCGTGAGCCGGCGCGATCTGCGCGGGGCGCTGGCTTCGCTGGAAGCGGCGGGACGCGTCTGGCGCGGGGTCGGGCGCGGCACTTATCTGGGCGCGCGTCCGCTGAAGTTTTCGGCGTCGCTCAGCAGTCTGCGCGCGGGGTCGAGCCCGGCGGATATCGCGGAGATGCGGCTGGTACTCGAACCGGCATTCGTCGAGCTGGCGACGAGCAAGGCGAGTCCGGACGATCTCGCGGAACTGGAGAAATGCGCGCGGCGCAACGCCATGGCCAAGGACGACGACGAATGGCAGCAGTGGGACCATCGCTTTCATTTGCTCATTGCGCAGGCCACGCGCAACCCGGCAATCATCGCGCTGATGGAGGTAGTGAACGGCATGCGCATGAAGCCGACCGCGCGCGAAAAAACCGCCGATCAGGAGACACGGCGGCATTTCGCGGAGCAGCATCAGGCTGTCGTGAAAGCGATGATCAAGCGCGACGGTGCGACCGCCGCCGCGCGCATGCGCGACCATCTGCTGAACGTGCAGTGGCGGATACCGTCTCATCGAGGGTGA